The proteins below are encoded in one region of Patescibacteria group bacterium:
- the rplL gene encoding 50S ribosomal protein L7/L12, whose protein sequence is MDKFKDLMEQIEKMTVLELSEFVKALEEKFGVTAQAPMMMAAAGPAAAAAPAEEKTSFNIELTESGANKIGVIKVIREVTALGLKEAKDLVDGAPKMVKEGADKTEAEEMKKKLEAAGAKVTLK, encoded by the coding sequence ATGGATAAATTCAAGGATTTAATGGAACAAATTGAGAAGATGACCGTTTTGGAATTGTCTGAGTTCGTCAAAGCTTTAGAAGAAAAGTTTGGCGTGACTGCTCAGGCCCCGATGATGATGGCTGCTGCCGGTCCGGCTGCTGCCGCTGCTCCGGCTGAAGAAAAGACCAGCTTCAATATTGAGTTGACTGAATCCGGCGCGAATAAAATCGGCGTGATTAAAGTCATCCGCGAAGTCACTGCTTTAGGCTTGAAAGAAGCCAAAGATTTAGTTGACGGCGCTCCCAAAATGGTGAAAGAAGGAGCTGACAAGACTGAAGCCGAAGAAATGAAGAAAAAGTTAGAAGCCGCTGGCGCGAAAGTCACCCTGAAGTAA
- a CDS encoding Na/Pi cotransporter family protein, protein MHINILLPLVGLALFLYGLIHLNSLVQKFFSVRVRDYIRQSVRRPFSGILVGLVSAVLAQSSSASNVLTIGMVSAGLITFYQSIGILLGAGLGGTINAQLIALNFTAIAPLFIIIGFLLLLFTHGKKKVLGQMVFHFGLLFFGLSLIEASGELFKHSLFLTELLTSAQTPLIGILIGILASIVFQASAIPIGLMVIFAGQGIVGIESALPIVLGACLGTTIDIAEIMATLTAKRGGQRVALANFLFRLVGLIVLLPFLGKFIELLKIIYIQPAYQIALGNILFALFTAIVGLILLKPLTYLIKKIIPGEEKSVSFWPEYLDSRHISQPKLALEGTIKELTRMTEITRSMYQEAAGLNFKYKPANFRSVEYLEMVVDNLQKEILIYLDKISEQKMPQEESSRLLYYSIIVDDVERIADLSLNIAKLSRYQKKYKLCLSPEANNELQKFMSLTLSNIDYAVSLFDNPGSETIEHIKAVEQETDHLYKQYRQNHFARFFAGTCSAEAGPIFIGLLSNLERISDHCKNIADYWQELKENYLRA, encoded by the coding sequence ATGCATATCAATATTTTATTGCCTTTAGTCGGTTTAGCCCTGTTCCTTTATGGTCTGATTCACTTAAATTCATTGGTTCAGAAATTTTTTAGCGTTCGGGTCAGGGATTATATCCGCCAGAGCGTCAGGCGGCCGTTTTCCGGAATTTTAGTCGGTTTAGTTTCGGCGGTTTTGGCGCAAAGCAGTTCAGCTTCGAATGTTTTGACTATTGGCATGGTCAGTGCCGGACTGATAACTTTTTATCAATCTATCGGTATTTTGCTTGGCGCCGGCCTTGGCGGTACGATTAACGCCCAACTTATTGCTTTAAATTTTACGGCTATCGCGCCGCTTTTTATTATCATTGGTTTTTTACTATTGTTATTCACCCACGGCAAGAAAAAAGTTTTAGGCCAAATGGTTTTTCATTTTGGCTTATTGTTTTTTGGTTTAAGTCTGATTGAAGCCAGTGGCGAATTATTTAAACATAGCCTGTTTTTAACCGAATTGCTGACCTCGGCGCAAACGCCGCTCATCGGTATTTTAATCGGTATTTTAGCCTCGATTGTTTTTCAAGCCAGCGCCATTCCGATCGGTCTGATGGTGATTTTTGCCGGACAGGGGATTGTGGGAATCGAGAGTGCCTTGCCCATTGTCTTGGGCGCTTGTTTGGGCACGACGATTGACATTGCCGAAATTATGGCAACCCTAACTGCCAAACGCGGCGGCCAGCGCGTGGCTCTGGCAAATTTTTTATTCCGCTTGGTCGGCCTGATAGTTCTTCTGCCGTTTTTGGGGAAATTCATCGAACTATTGAAAATAATTTACATTCAGCCGGCTTATCAGATCGCCTTGGGGAATATTTTATTTGCCTTGTTCACCGCCATTGTCGGTTTGATTTTACTAAAGCCGCTCACGTATTTAATTAAAAAAATAATTCCGGGCGAAGAAAAAAGCGTTTCCTTTTGGCCAGAGTATCTGGACAGCCGCCATATCAGCCAGCCGAAATTAGCCCTAGAAGGCACTATTAAAGAATTGACGCGCATGACCGAAATTACAAGAAGCATGTATCAGGAAGCCGCGGGTTTGAATTTTAAATACAAGCCGGCTAATTTCCGCAGCGTAGAATATTTGGAAATGGTCGTTGATAATTTACAAAAAGAAATTTTAATTTATCTTGATAAGATTTCCGAACAAAAAATGCCTCAGGAAGAATCTTCGCGCTTATTGTATTATTCTATCATTGTCGACGACGTGGAACGTATTGCTGACTTATCGTTAAACATTGCCAAGCTCAGCCGTTATCAGAAAAAATATAAGCTTTGTCTGTCGCCGGAGGCTAATAATGAGTTGCAAAAATTTATGTCTTTGACGCTCAGTAACATCGATTACGCGGTTTCGCTTTTTGACAATCCCGGTTCAGAGACCATTGAACACATTAAGGCCGTGGAGCAGGAGACAGATCATCTCTACAAACAATATCGCCAAAATCATTTTGCCAGATTTTTTGCCGGCACTTGCAGCGCCGAAGCCGGTCCGATCTTCAT